Proteins encoded together in one Lutra lutra chromosome 4, mLutLut1.2, whole genome shotgun sequence window:
- the ELOVL1 gene encoding elongation of very long chain fatty acids protein 1 isoform X2, translating to MEAVVNLYQEIMKNADPRIQGYPLMGSPLLMTSILLTYVYFVLSLGPRIMANRKPFQLRGFMIVYNFSLVALSLYIVYEFLMSGWLSTYTWRCDPVDYSNSPEALRMVRVAWLFLFSKFIELMDTVIFILRKKDGQVTFLHVFHHSVLPWSWWWGVQIAPGGMGSFHAMINSSVHVIMYLYYGLSALGPVAQPYLWWKKHMTAIQLIQFVLVSLHISQYYFMPSCNYQYPIIIHLIWMYGTIFFVLFTNFWYHSYTKGKRLPRVLQQNGAPGTTKVKAN from the exons ATGGAGGCGGTTGTGAACTTGTACCAGGAGATAATGAAGAATGCAG ATCCTCGGATCCAGGGCTACCCTCTGATGGGGTCCCCCCTGCTAATGACCTCTATCCTCCTGACCTATGTGTACTTCGTTCTTTCACTTGGGCCTCGCATCATGGCCAATCGGAAGCCCTTCCAGCTCCGGGGCTTCATGATTGTCTACAACTTCTCACTGGTGGCTCTCTCCCTCTACATTGTCTATGAG TTCTTGATGTCTGGCTGGTTGAGTACCTACACCTGGCGGTGCGATCCTGTGGACTATTCCAACAGCCCGGAGGCACTAAGA ATGGTTCGAGTGGCctggctcttcctcttctccaagtTCATCGAGCTGATGGACACG GTGATCTTCATTCTCCGGAAAAAAGATGGCCAGGTGACCTTCCTACATGTCTTCCACCACTCAGTGCTTCCCTGGAGCTGGTGGTGGGGGGTACAAATTGCCCCGG GAGGAATGGGCTCTTTCCACGCCATGATCAACTCCTCTGTGCATGTCATCATGTACCTGTACTATGGGTTGTCTGCCCTCGGCCCTGTGGCTCAGCCCTACCTGTGGTGGAAAAAGCATATGACAGCCATCCAGCTG ATCCAGTTCGTCCTGGTCTCACTGCACATCTCCCAGTACTACTTCATGCCCAGCTGCAACTACCAGTATCCCATCATCATCCACCTCATCTGGATGTACGGCACCATCTTCTTCGTGCTCTTCACCAATTTCTGGTATCATTCCTACACCAAAGGCAAGCGGCTGCCCCGTGTGCTTCAGCAGAATGGAGCTCCAGGTACCACCAAAGTCAAGGCCAACTGA
- the ELOVL1 gene encoding elongation of very long chain fatty acids protein 1 isoform X1 has protein sequence MSVCEGVNSRWWWRESGRDNRLAGSPGSGRNCVCERRPPPGGPSHRRGSQQESLARMEAVVNLYQEIMKNADPRIQGYPLMGSPLLMTSILLTYVYFVLSLGPRIMANRKPFQLRGFMIVYNFSLVALSLYIVYEFLMSGWLSTYTWRCDPVDYSNSPEALRMVRVAWLFLFSKFIELMDTVIFILRKKDGQVTFLHVFHHSVLPWSWWWGVQIAPGGMGSFHAMINSSVHVIMYLYYGLSALGPVAQPYLWWKKHMTAIQLIQFVLVSLHISQYYFMPSCNYQYPIIIHLIWMYGTIFFVLFTNFWYHSYTKGKRLPRVLQQNGAPGTTKVKAN, from the exons ATGAGTGTTTGTGAGGGGGTGAACtcgaggtggtggtggagagagagcgggagagataACCGGCTGGCAGGCTCCCCTGGGTCAGGGAGGAACTGTGTGTGTGAGCGCAGGCCTCCGCCAGGTGGGCCAAGCCACAGAAGAGGCAGCCAGCAAG AATCCTTAGCCAGGATGGAGGCGGTTGTGAACTTGTACCAGGAGATAATGAAGAATGCAG ATCCTCGGATCCAGGGCTACCCTCTGATGGGGTCCCCCCTGCTAATGACCTCTATCCTCCTGACCTATGTGTACTTCGTTCTTTCACTTGGGCCTCGCATCATGGCCAATCGGAAGCCCTTCCAGCTCCGGGGCTTCATGATTGTCTACAACTTCTCACTGGTGGCTCTCTCCCTCTACATTGTCTATGAG TTCTTGATGTCTGGCTGGTTGAGTACCTACACCTGGCGGTGCGATCCTGTGGACTATTCCAACAGCCCGGAGGCACTAAGA ATGGTTCGAGTGGCctggctcttcctcttctccaagtTCATCGAGCTGATGGACACG GTGATCTTCATTCTCCGGAAAAAAGATGGCCAGGTGACCTTCCTACATGTCTTCCACCACTCAGTGCTTCCCTGGAGCTGGTGGTGGGGGGTACAAATTGCCCCGG GAGGAATGGGCTCTTTCCACGCCATGATCAACTCCTCTGTGCATGTCATCATGTACCTGTACTATGGGTTGTCTGCCCTCGGCCCTGTGGCTCAGCCCTACCTGTGGTGGAAAAAGCATATGACAGCCATCCAGCTG ATCCAGTTCGTCCTGGTCTCACTGCACATCTCCCAGTACTACTTCATGCCCAGCTGCAACTACCAGTATCCCATCATCATCCACCTCATCTGGATGTACGGCACCATCTTCTTCGTGCTCTTCACCAATTTCTGGTATCATTCCTACACCAAAGGCAAGCGGCTGCCCCGTGTGCTTCAGCAGAATGGAGCTCCAGGTACCACCAAAGTCAAGGCCAACTGA